One Halovivax ruber XH-70 genomic region harbors:
- a CDS encoding Lrp/AsnC ligand binding domain-containing protein gives MVHAYVLVKTSAGKSAGLLATIRSIELISDAHIVAGNYDVIAEVEAEAVHDVLETVSSELQSLDGILDTKSYVAMD, from the coding sequence ATGGTCCACGCGTACGTGCTTGTGAAGACTTCGGCGGGCAAGTCGGCGGGACTGCTCGCGACGATCCGTTCGATCGAACTGATCTCCGACGCCCACATCGTCGCCGGAAACTACGACGTGATCGCTGAAGTCGAGGCGGAGGCGGTACACGACGTGCTCGAGACCGTCTCGTCGGAGCTACAGTCGCTCGACGGGATTCTCGACACGAAGTCCTACGTCGCGATGGACTGA
- the tmk gene encoding dTMP kinase, with protein sequence MLVTLEGIDGSGKTTVWEALQAEYPDATYTREPTDSWYGEAVSRSIGDDDADPLAELFLYTADHADHLSRVIEPALERDDLVISDRYADSRYAYQGATLAGVVTRPVEYVRGIHTAFTVEPDLTLYFDVDPETGASRAGATNKFERAAMLAAVQENYERLIETEPNRFVRIDATRSPEDVIERVLDVLDERLAADRS encoded by the coding sequence ATGCTGGTTACGCTCGAGGGCATCGACGGGAGCGGCAAGACGACGGTGTGGGAGGCGCTGCAGGCGGAGTACCCCGACGCGACGTACACCCGGGAGCCGACGGACTCGTGGTACGGCGAGGCCGTCTCACGGTCGATCGGCGACGACGACGCCGACCCGCTCGCCGAACTCTTCCTCTACACCGCCGATCACGCCGATCACCTCTCGCGCGTAATCGAGCCGGCGCTCGAACGGGACGACCTCGTCATCTCCGATCGGTACGCAGATTCGCGCTACGCCTACCAGGGCGCGACCCTCGCCGGTGTCGTCACGCGCCCGGTGGAGTACGTCCGCGGGATCCACACGGCCTTTACTGTCGAACCTGACCTCACGCTGTACTTCGACGTCGATCCCGAGACTGGCGCCAGCCGCGCCGGCGCGACCAACAAATTCGAGCGGGCAGCCATGCTCGCCGCCGTCCAGGAGAACTACGAGCGACTCATCGAGACGGAACCGAATCGGTTCGTCCGCATCGACGCGACGCGCTCGCCCGAAGACGTCATCGAGCGCGTACTCGACGTCCTCGACGAGCGACTCGCAGCCGATCGATCCTGA
- a CDS encoding complex I NDUFA9 subunit family protein, which produces MDVLVAGGTGFIGTALCEHLAERGHDVTAMARSPEPSSLPAGVEGVAGDVTDPESVEAAVAGQDAVYNLVALSPLFQTPSGLSHEAIHLGGTENLLAAAESAGVDRFCQLSGLGAAPDAPTEHLRVKHRAEVAVEAAPLETVIVRPSVVFGENSEFLSFVDATTTAYVTPLPAGGRMRFQPIWIGDLAPMLADCVDGPHAGETYELGGPERLTLADVTRLFYASRDQSVQIVPIPLALSELGLTLAGPVPFVPFGPEQAKALSVDNTVDRNAIDAFGVEASDLRSLADYLGVDTPAARDSLRPDADG; this is translated from the coding sequence ATGGACGTCCTCGTCGCCGGCGGCACCGGCTTCATCGGAACGGCGTTGTGTGAGCACCTCGCCGAACGCGGTCACGACGTGACGGCGATGGCCCGATCGCCAGAGCCGTCGTCGCTGCCGGCTGGCGTGGAGGGCGTTGCCGGTGACGTCACTGACCCCGAATCGGTCGAGGCTGCCGTAGCGGGCCAGGACGCGGTGTACAACCTCGTCGCACTGTCGCCGCTGTTTCAGACACCGAGCGGGTTGTCGCACGAGGCCATCCACCTCGGCGGAACCGAAAACCTGCTCGCGGCCGCCGAGTCTGCGGGTGTCGACCGCTTCTGCCAGCTGAGCGGTCTCGGAGCGGCGCCCGACGCGCCGACAGAACACCTGCGAGTCAAGCACCGGGCCGAGGTCGCCGTCGAGGCGGCCCCGCTCGAGACGGTGATCGTCAGGCCGTCGGTCGTCTTCGGCGAGAATAGCGAGTTCCTTTCGTTCGTCGACGCGACGACGACGGCGTACGTCACGCCGTTGCCGGCCGGCGGCCGCATGCGCTTTCAGCCGATCTGGATCGGGGATCTGGCGCCGATGCTCGCCGATTGTGTCGACGGCCCGCACGCCGGCGAAACGTACGAGCTCGGTGGCCCCGAGCGCCTCACGTTGGCCGACGTGACGCGACTGTTCTACGCATCCCGCGACCAGTCGGTTCAGATCGTCCCGATTCCGCTCGCGCTCTCAGAACTCGGCCTCACGCTCGCGGGCCCGGTCCCGTTCGTCCCGTTCGGGCCCGAGCAGGCGAAGGCACTCTCGGTGGACAACACCGTCGACCGGAACGCCATCGATGCGTTTGGCGTCGAGGCGAGTGATCTCAGGTCACTCGCGGACTACCTCGGCGTCGATACGCCCGCGGCCCGCGACTCACTGCGGCCCGATGCAGACGGCTGA
- a CDS encoding tubulin/FtsZ family protein has product MKLAMIGFGQAGGKVVDRFLDYDDRTNSGIVRSAIAVNTAKADLMGLDRIPQENRVLIGQARVKGHGVGADNELGAEVAEEDIDEVQNAVDSIPTHEVDAFLVVAGMGGGTGSGGAPVLAKHLKRIYTIPVYGLGILPGTDEGGIYTLNAARSFQTFVREVDNLLVFDNDSWRSAGESVEGGYSQINEEIVRRFGVLFGAGEVQAGQEVAESVVDSSEIINTLSGGGVSTVGYASEEVDLTASSGGLLSKFTGGSGGGGDDGLDAANTTNRITSLVRKAALGRLTLPCEIDGAERALLVLSGPSDHLNRKGIERGRKWLEEETGSMEVRGGDYPREIPEVSASILLSGVTNVPRIKRLQQVAIEAQDNMEDIQAESEDNLEDLVQDDTEDLEPLF; this is encoded by the coding sequence ATGAAACTGGCGATGATCGGATTCGGGCAGGCCGGAGGGAAGGTCGTCGATCGATTCCTCGATTACGACGATCGAACGAACAGCGGCATCGTCCGCTCTGCGATCGCCGTGAACACGGCGAAGGCGGACCTCATGGGCCTCGACCGAATTCCACAGGAAAACCGTGTCCTCATCGGACAGGCACGGGTGAAAGGTCACGGCGTAGGTGCGGACAACGAGCTCGGCGCGGAAGTCGCCGAGGAGGACATCGACGAGGTCCAGAACGCGGTCGACTCGATTCCGACCCACGAGGTCGACGCCTTCCTCGTCGTGGCCGGCATGGGTGGCGGGACGGGATCCGGTGGCGCACCGGTTCTCGCGAAACACCTGAAGCGGATCTATACGATCCCCGTCTACGGACTCGGGATCTTACCCGGCACCGACGAAGGCGGCATCTACACCTTAAACGCCGCCCGCTCGTTCCAGACGTTCGTTCGTGAGGTCGACAACCTGCTCGTCTTCGACAACGACTCCTGGCGCTCGGCCGGCGAGTCCGTCGAGGGTGGCTACAGCCAGATCAACGAGGAGATCGTCCGTCGCTTCGGCGTCCTCTTCGGCGCCGGCGAAGTGCAGGCCGGCCAGGAGGTCGCAGAGAGCGTCGTCGACTCCTCGGAGATCATCAACACGCTCTCCGGCGGTGGTGTCTCGACCGTCGGGTACGCATCCGAAGAGGTCGATCTGACCGCCTCGTCGGGCGGCCTCCTCTCGAAGTTCACCGGCGGGAGCGGCGGTGGCGGTGACGACGGCCTCGACGCGGCAAACACGACCAACCGCATCACGAGTCTCGTTCGCAAAGCCGCACTCGGCCGCCTCACGCTCCCCTGTGAGATCGACGGCGCCGAGCGCGCGCTGCTCGTCCTCTCGGGGCCCTCGGATCACTTAAACCGGAAGGGCATCGAGCGCGGTCGCAAGTGGCTCGAAGAGGAGACCGGCAGTATGGAAGTCCGCGGCGGTGACTACCCGCGAGAGATCCCGGAGGTCTCCGCCTCGATCCTCCTCTCCGGCGTGACGAACGTCCCGCGGATCAAGCGCCTCCAGCAGGTCGCCATCGAGGCCCAGGACAACATGGAGGACATCCAGGCGGAAAGCGAGGACAACCTGGAGGATCTCGTCCAGGACGACACCGAAGATCTGGAGCCGCTGTTCTAA